From the Archangium lipolyticum genome, one window contains:
- a CDS encoding cyclic nucleotide-binding domain-containing protein, translating to MPPITHSDVVVPKSMSPEERSSLTDALYEVHRQIFDGVERESFRKYVIDSKADHTWIQLHKNEAGETVGYFALHIFEKQFGGVPTAVFRAEAGSLRAYRGGNANARFGLKMALSYLLKHPGRRAFYLGSLVHPSSYSLFAKYFGEVWPRREQETPPELLGFMDELATEFGLERVDPANPLVREVGWRTRETEMEREYWLHCDKPPARYFVEANPGYVEGHGLVTVVPITVPNLMNMIRSMGQRKLRQPIQATAALVQKTSIGARMLRPEVLRQLRRASLFSHFDEVTLRELARRSEIITIAGGRYVFHRGDASDEMYLLASGAVYVLAEREEREKVVDELGSGSLFGEIAMLAGERRSASIRTATASMLVRIPRSALLPLMESNANLRQGVWLRFAERRFDDLVRGLDRYGHLGRKGRLAWVQSGVHRDLKAQGTLALEAGTHVFVLSGVLEVEHEGLWTVARGSMLMEVTRPMTVRAQEATRLILLSKDSAPEPLRVAG from the coding sequence ATGCCCCCCATCACGCATAGCGACGTCGTCGTTCCCAAGTCCATGTCCCCCGAGGAGCGATCGAGTCTCACCGACGCGCTCTACGAGGTGCACCGGCAGATCTTCGACGGGGTGGAGCGGGAGTCCTTCAGGAAGTACGTGATCGACTCGAAGGCCGATCACACGTGGATCCAACTCCACAAGAACGAGGCGGGGGAGACGGTCGGCTATTTCGCCCTGCACATCTTCGAGAAGCAGTTCGGCGGAGTGCCCACGGCGGTGTTTCGCGCGGAGGCGGGCTCGCTGCGTGCGTACCGGGGTGGCAACGCCAACGCGCGCTTCGGGTTGAAGATGGCGCTGAGCTACCTGCTCAAGCACCCGGGCCGGCGGGCGTTCTACCTGGGCTCGCTGGTGCACCCGTCCAGCTATTCGCTGTTCGCCAAGTACTTCGGCGAGGTGTGGCCCCGGCGCGAGCAGGAGACGCCGCCGGAGCTGCTGGGCTTCATGGACGAGCTGGCCACGGAGTTCGGTCTGGAGCGGGTGGACCCGGCCAATCCCCTGGTGCGCGAGGTGGGCTGGCGGACGCGCGAGACGGAGATGGAGCGCGAGTACTGGCTCCACTGTGACAAGCCTCCGGCGCGCTACTTCGTCGAGGCCAACCCGGGCTACGTCGAGGGACACGGGCTGGTGACGGTGGTGCCCATCACCGTGCCCAACCTGATGAACATGATCCGCTCCATGGGCCAGCGGAAGCTGCGCCAGCCCATCCAGGCGACGGCGGCCCTGGTGCAGAAGACGTCGATCGGGGCCCGCATGTTGCGCCCCGAGGTGCTGCGGCAGTTGCGCCGGGCGTCCCTCTTCTCGCACTTCGACGAGGTCACCCTGCGGGAGCTGGCCCGGCGCTCGGAGATCATCACGATCGCGGGGGGCAGGTACGTCTTCCACAGGGGAGATGCCAGCGACGAGATGTACCTGCTCGCCAGCGGCGCGGTCTACGTGCTGGCCGAGCGCGAGGAGCGCGAGAAGGTCGTGGACGAGCTCGGCAGCGGCTCGCTGTTCGGGGAGATCGCCATGCTCGCCGGGGAGCGCCGCTCGGCCTCCATCCGCACCGCCACCGCGTCCATGCTGGTGCGCATCCCCCGCTCGGCGCTGCTGCCGCTGATGGAGTCCAATGCCAACCTCCGGCAGGGCGTGTGGCTGCGGTTCGCCGAGCGCCGCTTCGATGACCTGGTGCGCGGGCTGGACCGCTACGGGCACCTCGGGCGCAAGGGGCGGCTGGCCTGGGTGCAGAGCGGCGTGCACCGCGACCTGAAGGCACAGGGGACGCTGGCCCTCGAGGCGGGCACCCACGTGTTCGTGCTGTCGGGCGTGCTGGAGGTCGAGCACGAGGGCCTCTGGACTGTCGCTCGTGGCTCGATGCTCATGGAGGTGACCCGGCCCATGACGGTGAGGGCGCAGGAGGCCACGCGGCTCATCCTGCTGTCGAAGGACTCGGCTCCGGAGCCGCTGCGGGTAGCGGGGTAG
- a CDS encoding protein kinase domain-containing protein, whose translation MPPPGAPVSEEVEDFEDSFLREVAHADALLRVPMPGARMGGREGRRFEILEELGGGAMGRVFRARDVELGREVALKFLLPRNGRAGQLPGSRLWEEARAIARLDHENIVRLFDVSEWSGAPWEPRVPFLVMECLEGESLTSVLRRGRPGLRRTLEILSAVAAGLAHAHAHHIVHRDLKPSNVLLTRDGRVKLLDFGLAHLMSRTSPLVPHLPTAGTPAYMAPEQWRGGTQDARTDLWAAGILMYEMLTGEFPYPFTSLQELRERVLSPDPMPSVRERAPELPEEVERLVAALLIKEPSRRLGTASELRTRLRQLEDLLGPWRETPKLMPLQRRQVTLVSCTLVSCSSGEEWLDPEDASERHADFHRRCADIIQRYEGAIALSIGGEVLACFGYPTVREDDSERAVRAGLQLTRSFVEEARNPVSPGLAVRVGIHTDEVVFDALSLNGQGRLPAIQGEAPRVAASLSRRAEAGTVVLSGTTWRLVRGAFESEPLGLPSEEAYRVLREREVASRFERALAVGGLSPLVGREHELARLRGFWARARDGAGACLLLSGEAGIGKSRLIQELWERVSPASNHRLRAQCWWQFRNSAFSPVIELLRCFFQLGPDELQRRDMREVEARLVGLGVPAVLWREISVLLSAPCTGDASCLLSLENQKECKRIVLEALRLLFLRMAEEQPVLLVVEDLHWADPSTLELLGLLSEHVSKARILLVLSARPEFQPSWPPPPGFHRIALDRLPSESTVALVRGLARGRELPQETVSQLVAKTDGIPLFVEEMTRLVLEREPGDHLPSIPVTLHELLLSRLDALPPRQKALAQLCAVVGRGFSHALISQLLARDETLLQEDLAGLVSAGLLQRSREEPGGDEYQFRHALIQEAAYQSLPRSSRRQHHRRVAQALVERFQDMVNARPEVLAHHYTEAGEYAVALPHWERAAQLAVTRSATLEALSHTQQALALLRHLPGRLAHQADELRLLNGLGILLMDIKGYGSPEVERTYARVLELFRQMGDAAPRLDMLWMGLGAYFSMTGRFDRLLELAEQLLSLGRRRESPELIAQGYRMFSTLYFNKGEFDRALDYREQMTWLMGSRSSPHGAVDERLWFTERVDDLVVQSFIYVLRMQPHEAQRLMNELLVLAHGWPDPVNKAYALIFATGVHQLLGDARSTLRLSEEGLGLVSGIWAQPLVAGARSQRGWALTRLGRMTEGLEDMRSGIEQMKQLGARSFMHYFLGLLADVYLELGQVREGLSEVEAGLRISEETGARFFEAELHRIHGELLRADGREAEARCCLLQALAVARRQRATLFELRATLALARQRDRGHPEVALRRLARLQGRFAPDLDVKELHEARLLLEQHREEGREGIPA comes from the coding sequence TTGCCCCCGCCAGGGGCTCCCGTCTCCGAGGAGGTGGAGGATTTCGAGGACTCCTTCCTGCGCGAGGTGGCCCATGCGGATGCGTTGCTCCGAGTCCCCATGCCCGGGGCGCGGATGGGAGGCCGTGAGGGGCGCCGGTTCGAGATTCTCGAGGAGCTGGGAGGGGGCGCGATGGGGCGGGTCTTCCGGGCCCGGGACGTCGAGCTCGGGCGCGAGGTGGCCCTCAAGTTCCTGCTGCCCCGGAACGGGCGGGCCGGTCAGCTGCCAGGCTCCCGGCTGTGGGAGGAGGCTCGGGCCATCGCCCGGCTCGATCACGAGAACATCGTCCGGCTCTTCGATGTCTCCGAATGGAGCGGTGCGCCCTGGGAGCCCCGTGTCCCCTTCCTGGTGATGGAGTGCCTGGAGGGGGAGTCGCTGACCTCGGTGTTGCGGAGGGGCAGGCCGGGCCTCCGGCGGACGCTCGAGATCCTGAGCGCCGTGGCCGCGGGTCTGGCCCATGCCCACGCGCACCACATCGTCCACCGGGACCTCAAGCCGAGCAACGTCCTCCTCACCCGGGATGGAAGGGTGAAGCTGCTCGACTTCGGTCTGGCGCACCTCATGTCCAGGACGTCCCCGCTCGTGCCCCACCTGCCCACGGCCGGCACGCCCGCCTATATGGCCCCGGAGCAGTGGCGGGGAGGGACGCAGGACGCGCGGACGGACCTCTGGGCAGCGGGTATCCTGATGTACGAGATGCTCACGGGGGAGTTTCCCTATCCGTTCACCTCGCTTCAGGAGCTGCGGGAACGGGTGCTGTCTCCCGACCCGATGCCTTCCGTGCGCGAGCGCGCCCCGGAGCTCCCCGAGGAGGTGGAGCGGCTCGTGGCCGCTCTGCTGATCAAGGAGCCCTCGCGCCGCCTGGGCACCGCGTCCGAGCTGCGGACGAGGCTGCGCCAGTTGGAGGACTTGCTCGGACCCTGGCGCGAGACGCCGAAGCTCATGCCGCTCCAGCGGCGGCAGGTGACGCTGGTGTCCTGTACGCTCGTGAGCTGCTCCAGCGGCGAGGAGTGGCTCGATCCCGAGGACGCCAGCGAGCGGCACGCGGACTTCCACCGCCGCTGCGCGGACATCATCCAGCGGTATGAAGGTGCCATCGCCCTCTCCATCGGTGGAGAGGTGCTGGCCTGCTTCGGCTATCCCACGGTCCGGGAGGACGACTCGGAGCGCGCGGTCCGCGCGGGGCTCCAGCTGACCCGGTCCTTTGTGGAGGAAGCCCGGAACCCGGTGTCCCCCGGGCTCGCCGTGCGGGTGGGCATCCACACGGATGAGGTGGTGTTCGACGCGCTCTCCCTGAACGGACAGGGGAGGCTGCCCGCCATCCAGGGCGAGGCCCCGCGAGTGGCGGCCTCCCTGTCGCGGCGGGCGGAGGCGGGCACGGTGGTGCTCAGTGGCACCACGTGGAGGCTCGTGCGTGGCGCCTTCGAGTCCGAGCCGCTCGGACTTCCGTCCGAGGAGGCGTACCGCGTGCTGCGCGAGCGCGAGGTGGCCTCCCGGTTCGAGCGGGCGCTCGCGGTGGGGGGCCTCTCGCCGCTGGTGGGGCGCGAGCATGAGCTGGCGCGGCTGCGGGGCTTCTGGGCGCGGGCTCGCGATGGGGCCGGCGCCTGCCTCCTGCTGAGCGGGGAGGCCGGTATCGGCAAGTCCCGCCTCATCCAGGAGTTGTGGGAGCGGGTGTCTCCAGCATCGAACCACCGTCTGCGCGCCCAGTGCTGGTGGCAGTTCCGCAACAGTGCCTTCTCCCCGGTCATCGAACTGCTGCGGTGCTTCTTCCAGCTCGGACCGGATGAGCTCCAGCGGCGGGACATGCGTGAGGTGGAAGCGCGGTTGGTGGGGCTCGGCGTTCCCGCGGTGCTGTGGCGGGAGATCTCCGTGCTCCTCTCCGCTCCCTGTACCGGAGATGCCTCCTGCCTGCTGTCCCTGGAGAACCAGAAGGAGTGCAAGCGGATCGTGCTCGAGGCGCTGCGGCTCCTGTTCCTCCGGATGGCGGAAGAGCAGCCGGTGCTGCTCGTCGTCGAGGATCTCCACTGGGCCGACCCCTCCACGTTGGAGCTGCTCGGCCTGCTGAGCGAGCACGTCTCGAAGGCGAGGATCCTCCTCGTCCTCAGTGCTCGTCCCGAGTTCCAGCCGTCCTGGCCACCACCCCCCGGGTTCCATCGGATCGCGCTCGACCGGCTGCCGTCGGAGTCCACGGTGGCCCTGGTGCGGGGGCTCGCTCGTGGCAGGGAGCTTCCGCAGGAGACGGTCTCCCAGTTGGTAGCGAAGACGGACGGCATTCCCCTCTTCGTGGAGGAGATGACGCGCCTGGTGCTCGAGCGGGAGCCGGGCGATCACCTGCCCTCCATCCCCGTCACCCTGCACGAACTGCTGCTGTCCCGGCTGGATGCACTGCCGCCCCGGCAGAAGGCCCTGGCGCAGCTGTGCGCCGTGGTGGGGCGTGGCTTCAGTCACGCGCTCATCTCCCAGCTCCTCGCCCGGGACGAGACCCTGCTCCAGGAGGACCTCGCGGGACTCGTCTCGGCGGGGCTGCTGCAACGCTCCCGCGAGGAGCCCGGTGGAGACGAGTACCAGTTCCGCCACGCCCTCATCCAGGAGGCGGCCTACCAGTCACTGCCGCGCAGCTCGCGCAGGCAGCACCACCGGCGCGTGGCCCAGGCCCTGGTGGAGCGGTTCCAGGACATGGTGAATGCGCGGCCCGAGGTGCTCGCCCATCACTACACGGAGGCGGGCGAGTACGCGGTGGCCCTCCCTCATTGGGAACGGGCCGCGCAACTGGCCGTCACGCGCTCGGCGACCCTGGAAGCCCTCTCCCACACGCAGCAGGCGCTGGCGTTGCTGCGCCACCTTCCGGGTCGCCTCGCGCATCAGGCAGACGAGCTGCGTCTGTTGAACGGCCTCGGCATCCTGCTGATGGACATCAAGGGCTACGGTTCTCCCGAAGTGGAGCGGACCTATGCCCGGGTGCTGGAGTTGTTCCGCCAGATGGGGGATGCGGCTCCGCGGCTCGACATGCTCTGGATGGGCCTGGGCGCCTATTTCTCCATGACGGGACGGTTCGACAGGCTGCTCGAGCTTGCCGAGCAGTTGCTGTCGCTGGGCCGGCGCCGCGAGAGCCCGGAGTTGATTGCCCAGGGTTACCGGATGTTCTCGACCTTGTACTTCAATAAAGGGGAGTTCGACAGGGCCCTGGACTATCGCGAGCAGATGACGTGGCTCATGGGTTCGAGGAGTTCGCCGCACGGTGCCGTCGACGAGCGGCTCTGGTTCACCGAGCGGGTGGATGATCTGGTGGTCCAGTCCTTCATCTACGTTTTGCGCATGCAACCACATGAGGCCCAACGCCTCATGAACGAGCTGCTCGTGCTGGCCCATGGCTGGCCCGATCCCGTCAACAAGGCCTATGCGCTGATCTTCGCGACGGGAGTCCATCAGCTCCTCGGAGATGCCCGGAGCACCTTGCGCTTGAGCGAGGAGGGACTCGGTCTCGTCTCCGGCATCTGGGCTCAACCCCTGGTGGCGGGAGCCAGGTCGCAGCGAGGTTGGGCATTGACGCGCCTGGGGCGGATGACGGAGGGACTCGAGGACATGCGGAGCGGCATCGAGCAGATGAAGCAGCTGGGCGCCAGGTCCTTCATGCACTATTTCCTCGGACTGCTCGCGGACGTGTATCTGGAGTTGGGGCAGGTGAGGGAAGGGTTGTCCGAGGTGGAGGCGGGATTGCGGATTTCGGAGGAGACGGGGGCGCGCTTCTTCGAGGCCGAGCTTCACCGGATCCACGGGGAGCTGCTCCGCGCGGACGGGAGGGAAGCGGAGGCGAGGTGCTGCCTTCTCCAGGCCCTGGCCGTGGCCCGGCGGCAGCGGGCCACTCTTTTCGAGCTGCGGGCCACGTTGGCCCTGGCACGCCAGCGGGACAGGGGACACCCCGAGGTGGCGCTGCGGAGGCTGGCGCGCCTCCAGGGCCGGTTCGCGCCGGACCTCGACGTGAAGGAACTCCACGAGGCCCGGCTGCTGCTCGAACAACACCGGGAGGAGGGGCGGGAAGGAATCCCCGCGTGA
- a CDS encoding M24 family metallopeptidase, with amino-acid sequence MIPRSEYLERMERLRQKVAEAGLDAFLVTSEDSIYYLTGVSYRPLERPFFILVRPGSAPVLLVPALEREHLRAAPNVEEVLHYWDYPAPAGQGWADRLLELLAGHTRVGLEPSLSQEIAGRLAHLSPRVLPLIEELRVVKSAAEVRMLRDAARYADVAVGRLMAASYHGVSVLELFSEGRAVQLRIMRESGYDVLTSSVLVGSWPAPLSAQPHGVPSISDRLEDGPHIALAFLRVNGYAAECERTYFLSPPRAQERAAFAAMMEARRRAFARVRPGVPCAELDAMTKDFLHQEGYGERLLHRTGHGFGLGNHEAPWVSEGSTDVLRENMLISIEPGIYLPGVGGIRHSDTVLVTRDGYEPLTRYPTDLASMTLTASKRLSRVKGAVLRRMAGVK; translated from the coding sequence ATGATTCCACGGAGTGAATACCTGGAGCGGATGGAGCGCTTGCGTCAGAAGGTGGCGGAGGCCGGGCTCGATGCGTTCCTCGTCACCAGTGAGGACAGCATCTACTACCTGACCGGCGTCTCCTACAGGCCCCTGGAGCGCCCGTTCTTCATCCTGGTGCGGCCCGGGAGCGCACCCGTGCTGCTGGTGCCCGCGCTCGAGCGGGAGCACCTGCGCGCCGCGCCCAACGTGGAGGAGGTGCTGCACTACTGGGATTATCCCGCGCCGGCCGGGCAGGGCTGGGCGGACCGGTTGCTGGAGCTGCTCGCGGGCCATACCCGGGTGGGCCTGGAGCCGTCCCTGTCGCAGGAGATCGCCGGTAGGCTCGCGCACCTCTCGCCGCGGGTGCTGCCCCTCATCGAGGAGCTCCGCGTGGTGAAGTCCGCCGCCGAGGTGCGGATGCTCCGCGATGCGGCGCGTTATGCGGACGTGGCCGTGGGCAGGCTCATGGCCGCCTCGTACCACGGCGTGTCCGTGCTGGAGCTCTTCTCCGAGGGGCGCGCGGTGCAGCTGCGGATCATGCGGGAGTCCGGCTACGACGTATTGACCAGCAGCGTGCTGGTGGGGAGCTGGCCGGCGCCCCTGAGCGCGCAGCCCCACGGGGTGCCGTCCATCTCGGATCGCCTGGAGGACGGCCCTCACATCGCCCTGGCCTTCCTGCGTGTCAACGGCTACGCCGCCGAGTGCGAGCGCACCTACTTCCTCTCACCGCCCCGTGCGCAGGAGCGGGCGGCGTTCGCGGCCATGATGGAGGCGCGGCGGCGGGCCTTCGCCCGGGTGCGGCCAGGCGTGCCCTGCGCGGAGCTCGACGCCATGACGAAGGACTTCCTCCACCAGGAGGGCTACGGCGAGCGGTTGCTGCACCGCACGGGTCATGGCTTCGGGCTGGGCAACCATGAGGCCCCCTGGGTGTCCGAGGGCAGCACGGACGTCCTGCGAGAGAACATGCTCATCAGCATCGAGCCCGGTATCTACCTGCCCGGGGTGGGGGGCATCCGCCACTCCGACACCGTCCTGGTGACGCGGGACGGGTACGAGCCGCTTACCCGGTATCCCACGGACCTGGCGTCGATGACCCTGACGGCGAGCAAGCGGTTGAGCCGGGTCAAGGGGGCGGTCCTCCGCCGCATGGCGGGTGTGAAGTGA
- a CDS encoding PPC domain-containing protein, whose amino-acid sequence MARQLLRILTLAGLVLSASARGATSHPVPGEDIPERAAGDCVPLALANGVAVTHISASTGGQVCYSLEVGQGATQLKFELSGGTGDADLYVKFGSAPTSGSYDCRPLQSGNAESCTFVSPSVGTYYVMINAFSTFSGVQLVGSFTASSGNVLTHGVESASYSGASGAMRCFTLSVPAGKTSLVFNQAGKAGTTGDADLYVKFGSAPNTNNYTCRPYLSGSNEACTINNPNAGTWYACSYGFSTYTAVTMKGSWSPSP is encoded by the coding sequence TTGGCTCGTCAGCTCCTTCGCATCCTGACCCTCGCGGGTCTGGTGCTCTCCGCATCCGCTCGCGGCGCCACTTCCCACCCCGTCCCCGGCGAGGACATCCCCGAGCGTGCCGCGGGGGACTGCGTGCCCCTTGCCCTCGCCAACGGCGTGGCGGTGACCCACATCTCCGCCAGCACCGGCGGCCAGGTGTGCTACTCGCTGGAGGTGGGCCAGGGCGCCACCCAGCTCAAATTCGAGCTGAGTGGCGGCACGGGTGACGCGGACCTGTACGTGAAGTTCGGCTCCGCCCCCACCTCCGGCAGCTACGACTGCCGTCCGCTCCAGAGCGGCAACGCGGAGAGCTGCACCTTCGTCAGCCCGAGCGTCGGCACCTACTACGTGATGATCAACGCCTTTTCGACCTTCTCGGGCGTGCAGCTCGTGGGCAGCTTCACCGCCAGCTCCGGCAACGTGCTGACCCACGGTGTCGAGTCGGCCTCCTACTCGGGTGCCTCGGGCGCGATGAGGTGCTTCACGCTGAGCGTGCCGGCCGGGAAGACGTCGCTGGTCTTCAACCAGGCGGGCAAGGCGGGCACCACGGGTGACGCGGACCTGTACGTGAAGTTCGGCTCCGCCCCCAACACCAACAACTACACCTGCCGCCCGTACCTGTCCGGCAGCAACGAGGCGTGTACGATCAACAACCCGAACGCGGGGACCTGGTACGCGTGCTCGTACGGCTTCAGCACGTACACCGCCGTGACGATGAAGGGGTCCTGGTCACCCTCCCCTTGA
- a CDS encoding YihY/virulence factor BrkB family protein, whose product MTVALRARGTFQLVKQAFSEWNEDKAPMFAASLSYYTMFSIAPVLVIAVSVAGMVFGEEAARGQVQAQLQELVGHSGAEVIGQMMISARKPSAGILATALGVIALIFGATGVFVQLQEALNHIWHVQPPPRNGVLNFLRSRFLSFAMVLVIGFLLLVSLVVSAALAGIGAWFDHVFPGWTLMWQGLNLVISFAVITVLFAMMFKLLPDTHIAWRDVWLGAAVTSLLFSLGKFGIGLYLGRSTVASSYGAAGSLAVVLIWVYYSAQILFLGAEFTQVYARRHGSRTGEPWPVRESTLPVPPRESPRTPRPAS is encoded by the coding sequence ATGACTGTCGCGCTTCGTGCCCGAGGCACCTTCCAGCTGGTGAAGCAGGCCTTCTCGGAGTGGAACGAGGACAAGGCGCCCATGTTCGCGGCCTCGCTCTCGTACTACACGATGTTCTCGATCGCCCCGGTGCTCGTCATCGCCGTCAGCGTGGCCGGAATGGTCTTCGGCGAGGAGGCGGCACGGGGCCAGGTCCAGGCGCAGCTCCAGGAGCTGGTCGGACATAGCGGCGCCGAGGTCATCGGGCAGATGATGATCAGCGCCCGGAAGCCGAGCGCTGGAATCCTCGCGACGGCCCTGGGAGTGATCGCCCTGATCTTCGGCGCGACGGGTGTCTTCGTGCAGCTCCAGGAGGCGCTCAATCACATCTGGCACGTCCAGCCTCCGCCACGCAACGGAGTGCTGAACTTCCTGCGCAGCCGCTTCCTGTCGTTCGCGATGGTGCTGGTGATTGGCTTCCTGCTGCTCGTCTCGCTGGTGGTGAGCGCCGCGCTGGCGGGAATCGGCGCCTGGTTCGACCACGTGTTTCCCGGCTGGACGCTGATGTGGCAGGGGCTCAACCTGGTCATCTCCTTCGCCGTCATCACCGTGCTGTTCGCGATGATGTTCAAGCTGCTCCCCGACACGCACATCGCCTGGCGGGATGTGTGGCTCGGCGCGGCCGTGACGTCCCTGCTCTTCAGCCTGGGGAAGTTCGGCATCGGCCTGTACCTGGGACGGAGCACCGTCGCCTCGAGCTACGGCGCGGCGGGCTCGCTGGCCGTCGTGCTCATCTGGGTCTACTACTCGGCGCAGATCCTCTTCCTGGGAGCGGAGTTCACCCAGGTCTACGCCCGGCGCCACGGCAGCCGCACGGGAGAGCCCTGGCCGGTCCGGGAGAGCACGCTCCCGGTCCCTCCGCGCGAGTCCCCGCGGACCCCGCGCCCGGCGTCCTGA
- a CDS encoding endonuclease III domain-containing protein: protein MPSLPLFPDFSSELRVKALRVHERLCAVYGCPIPFFRGQDPLSELVSALLSHRTRNASSGAAFRQLRARLPTWEEVRDAPCLEVQEAISAVTWPEQKAPRIQQVLRCISELRSGDLSLDFLGELPVREARDWLEHLPGVGPKTSAATLLFSRLRMPALPVDSHHHRVAVRLGLVPESMPVGPAHHVLEAQLPLDWDAQRVYDNHEALMLHGQRCCFYREPACERCAVLDLCPTGRIRLSHVRNSQPMR from the coding sequence ATGCCATCTCTCCCGTTGTTTCCCGACTTCTCATCCGAGCTGAGGGTGAAGGCCCTCCGGGTGCACGAGCGGCTGTGCGCCGTGTATGGCTGTCCCATTCCCTTCTTCCGCGGGCAGGATCCGCTCAGCGAGCTGGTCTCGGCGCTGCTGAGCCACCGCACGCGCAACGCCTCCAGCGGCGCGGCCTTCCGTCAGCTCCGCGCGCGCCTCCCCACCTGGGAGGAGGTACGCGATGCCCCGTGCTTGGAAGTCCAGGAGGCCATCTCCGCCGTCACCTGGCCGGAGCAGAAGGCCCCTCGCATCCAGCAGGTGCTCCGGTGCATCTCCGAGCTGCGGAGCGGAGACCTGTCGCTGGACTTCCTGGGGGAATTGCCGGTGCGCGAGGCTCGCGACTGGCTCGAGCACCTGCCCGGGGTGGGGCCGAAGACGAGCGCCGCGACGCTGCTGTTCAGCCGGCTGAGGATGCCGGCGCTGCCCGTGGACAGCCATCACCACCGGGTGGCGGTGCGGCTGGGGCTCGTCCCCGAGAGCATGCCCGTGGGGCCCGCCCACCACGTGCTGGAGGCCCAGCTCCCGCTGGACTGGGACGCTCAGCGCGTCTACGACAACCACGAGGCGTTGATGCTGCACGGACAGCGGTGCTGCTTCTACCGGGAGCCCGCGTGCGAGCGGTGCGCCGTGCTCGACCTGTGTCCGACGGGGCGGATCCGCCTCTCCCACGTCCGGAACTCCCAGCCAATGCGTTGA
- a CDS encoding ARPP-2 domain-containing protein translates to MSRDKTRRLLPTGLRLAPSQVWGSIRLVPVLRDEVRGDLRFARRTYDDDLAVVSLKGGLMEPGLKYISYVPHGLVMSWDNKQAEVVAGTRLHKPDGKVLKAGPFTVRVLHRMARREDKNRLRLLPLHLAMEGFLAMHFGGPEVAWTEYSQEALSHGLDPRGESSVPGWASTAFDEALRVFEINEQQVGVLIFKADMLLSACIVSHPEDYRALHRALLEDFYGELLLQYGFLANSADLWLSIDDRQVSSMADLRNAVGRMRRDWADFQGFMAGGLFGTEVVTSTVYEAGPFHLERFVTSLVPSEENHLGELIVRADGTLEYLKTYRLSAAQTRRAYLLKQLAGANWNLERAAAGLKTTREDLVVRLNNAGFGYLLKESVLREALRHR, encoded by the coding sequence ATGAGCCGGGACAAGACGAGGCGCCTCCTGCCCACGGGCCTGCGGCTGGCGCCCTCGCAGGTGTGGGGCAGCATCCGCCTGGTGCCGGTGCTGCGGGACGAGGTGCGGGGGGACCTGCGCTTCGCCCGGAGGACGTACGACGATGACCTCGCGGTCGTCTCGCTGAAGGGCGGGCTGATGGAGCCCGGGCTCAAGTACATCTCCTACGTGCCGCACGGGCTGGTGATGTCGTGGGACAACAAGCAGGCGGAGGTGGTCGCGGGGACGCGGCTCCACAAGCCCGACGGCAAGGTGCTGAAGGCCGGTCCGTTCACCGTCCGCGTGCTGCACCGCATGGCGCGCCGGGAGGACAAGAACCGGCTGCGGCTGCTGCCGCTGCACCTGGCGATGGAGGGCTTCCTCGCCATGCACTTCGGCGGACCGGAGGTGGCGTGGACCGAGTACTCGCAGGAGGCCCTCTCCCACGGGTTGGATCCCCGGGGCGAGTCGTCGGTGCCCGGCTGGGCGAGCACGGCCTTCGACGAGGCCCTGCGCGTCTTCGAGATCAACGAGCAGCAGGTGGGGGTGCTCATCTTCAAGGCCGACATGCTGCTGTCCGCCTGCATCGTCTCCCACCCCGAGGACTACCGGGCGCTGCACCGGGCCCTGCTGGAGGACTTCTACGGCGAGCTGCTGCTGCAGTATGGCTTCCTCGCGAACTCGGCCGACCTGTGGCTCTCCATCGATGACCGTCAGGTCTCCTCGATGGCCGATCTGAGGAACGCCGTCGGACGCATGCGGCGCGACTGGGCGGACTTCCAGGGCTTCATGGCTGGAGGCCTCTTCGGCACGGAGGTCGTGACGAGCACCGTCTACGAGGCGGGGCCGTTCCACCTCGAGCGCTTCGTCACCAGCCTCGTGCCCTCCGAGGAGAACCACCTCGGCGAGCTCATCGTGCGAGCGGACGGCACGCTCGAGTACCTCAAGACGTACCGCCTGTCGGCGGCGCAGACGCGGCGGGCCTATCTGCTCAAGCAGCTCGCGGGCGCCAATTGGAACCTGGAGCGCGCGGCGGCCGGCCTGAAGACCACCCGGGAGGACCTGGTGGTGCGCCTGAACAACGCCGGCTTCGGCTATCTCCTCAAGGAGTCCGTGCTCCGGGAGGCCCTGCGGCACCGGTAG